In Planctobacterium marinum, the DNA window GATAATTTGAACCAGGGTTCTGCACTACCACGGTAGCCGGGTTGGTATTTACACTAAACGTAAAACCTGATGTCCCGCCAGGATTTTGAATGGGCTGAAAACCAGAGATACCAGAAGTTGCGATTTGTGGGCCGCTATTCACCAGAAAGTTTAACCAATCTTGCGGTGCGGTGATACGCGCCACCGTTGGGCTTTTATCTGCTGCCAGCGTCTCGAATACCTTGGCATTGGAGCTTTTTGGTAAACTTTCAAGAAACGGCACAAAGCCATTAAAAAGCGTTGTTCTATTCTGTAAAAAGCCAACGCCCTGATTAAATGGCTGGTGGGGATTAGTTGCTGCATTGGGAGCATTACTGATTTTTGCGGTAACGTTAAAAGGAAAGCCAATCTGATCAATCGCAGACACATCAAAATCGATACCGCCGCCACTATTCACGCTGAGTGTGCCGTTAATGCCCCACTCAAAAAGTCCAAAAGTATCATTCGGGTTGGAACTCAAGGTGGGAACCACCAACTCCTGCGCGGCGTTACTCTGTAAACCATTGTTGGGGCCAACAAACATCACCAATTCGCCGCTGGAAATATCTGTGGTAGGCACGTTACCTGTTAAGGTTTGACCGGGTGCAGGAATGTTGATAACGGTTTGTGCAATATCTGGGTAGGTATTACCCGCAGTGAATACCTCCAGTAAAGGAATATTAGTGAGTGCTGGTTTGCTGCTGGACAGCACCCAATCATGGTCAAGGGTAACACTTGCACCGGGAGAGAACGTGCCTGTACCCCCAGTAACACCCGTAAACATGGCTAAACCACTTAGATACATATCCTGTGAAACAAATGATTCATAGTGCACTTTGGTTTGCGCTGTAATGTTGCCATTGGCATCTTTTTCGGTGATCAGCAACGACCCATTTTCAAGCGGAAAGTTTGCTATCTGGGTTTGTGTGTTCACAGCAATTATGATGGTGTCTGAGGGCAAGTTCAGATTGATGCGCTCGGGATGCTTTTGCGTTACCTGTTTTGCCAACGTCGCTGCAGCTACAACAGCATTGCCATTGTCGTTTAGTGCCGAGCTGAGAAAGACTTGAGGTGCGGTTTTGGCCAGCCCACTTAAGCCAAACAGGGCAACATAAACCCCTTGTTGGGCTATTTCTTTGGGAACCGAAAAGGTTATCGGAAAAGTTTCAGGTGAAAAAACAGCCGTATCAGCACTCATAATCGGGGTACCCTGGAATTTTAATTCCCTAAAGCGTAGCTTGAGTCTTCATTTTTACCATTACGCTGTATTACATGATTTGTGAAGCTCGAACGTTAATTTTTTTAACCCGAATTTATCCCTACTGACACATTTTGGTAGATCACCGGGGCTAAACTAGCCATGAATTTATCACACCTTTAAGGAGCAAATTATGATTGGTTATGTGACATTAGGTACCGCAGATTTGGAAAAATCTGGCGCTTATTACGATGCTTTATTGGCCACTATCGGTGCCGGCCGTTTTATGGAAGAAGAAAACTATTTTATCGCCTGGTCTAAAGGCGAAGATGAGCCAGCCCTTTCGGTGACGCTGCCCTATAACAAAGAGGCTGCTACCGTGGGTAACGGCGTTATGGTGGCCATTTTTCTGGAAACACCGGAACAAGTGGATGCCTTTTATACTAAAGCAATTGAGTTGGGCGGCACATGCGAAGGTAAGCCAGGGTTCAGACCTGAAGAGGCCACAAAAGGGTTTTATGCGGGCTATTTTCGCGATTTAGATGGCAATAAATTGAATGCTTTTTGTATGGTGGCTTAAAGAATATCTCAGTGCCGCCCGCAATGACCCGTAAGGCGCAGCACATAGCTGCGTCTTAACATTATAAATGAGTGTTGCCGAACAGACGTGTTATTTGGGTTGCTTCCCACTGTTAAAGTCTTCAAGGATTGTCAGAGTCGGTTTTCCATCATGCAGCTCCCGTTGCAATCGGACATGCCATACTTGCTCAGGAAACTGTTGTGTCTGGTTGAGTAATAATGCCAGATGGGGCAGGCTGGGTTTTATTTGCGCGAGGGCTTCTGGCCATGCTAGCCATTGCCAGGACTCAATGTAGTCTGGTGTTCTTTGTAATTTTCCGTTTGCCATCGCGCTGTAAAAAATGCGTTTTTGAAAAGGTTTATCCGGTGCCATACTGACGTCGAATTCTCCATTCAACTTTGGCGTGGAAACTGTCAGGCCATAGTCCGCTGCAAGGTCGTACAATTGAGAGATCTCAAATTGCTCGGGTGTTTTGTAAAAGCCCGGTGTTACCCACAAATCTCGGTCTTTAATCTTTAAAACCAATAGCTGATTATGGTCATTGACGATATTAAGTCGATAGAATGCTGTCTCGTTTGCGTGTGCCGCAATGCTCACGAAGAGCAAGAGCAATTTCAGAATCTGCCTCATTAACCCTCTCTGTTACTTTCGTTATGGTATCGACAAAATACTGTCGGAACTCACTTTTGGCTACCAGTTAACGGGTTTTGCTGCTCAGTGCAGTCTTTATTAAACACTTTATAAGTGTCTACTGCACATACCATGAGACGGATCCCGCAGGCTTTTTATTGACTTTCACCCAACATAGGCTCTTCGGAATCAAACATCAGATATTTTTTTAAGTAACTGACAATTGGTTTGCTCATGGTCTGGTCTTTGTGTCCCTTTAGATGACGCGTTAACGCCTCTTCCATAAGATAGAGATAAGCCTCTTTGGCGAGTTCTGATTCTGGACTATGCCCTTCATTGGGGTCGCTCAATAATACGACGTTTTGTTGTTTTTGCTGCAAGCGCACGGCGATTTCTCTGATATCTTCTATGGCGACGCGCTCGTCTCGCTCACCAGCCCAAAGGTAAAGAGGAGCTATTATCTTATCGAGGTGTTTGTCGGGGGATTGCTGGTACAGCCGTGCAGTATCTGTCCTGTTCTGACGGTCTAACATCAGAGTTTTGATGCGTAGATTAAAACCCGGTTGTTGCGAGACGGAGATACTATTGCCATAACGCAGCAAAGTATGAGCCAGATTTGCAGGGGCTGCACCGGCGAAACCTACCTTGAATCGCTCTGGCGTAAAAGCTAAGGCGGTCAGGGTGCTGAACCCGCCAAAAGAGTGGCCGACGATGGCTTGCTGATTGCTATCACCGATCCCGTGGCTTAACAGATAGTCCAATCCTTCCAGAATATCTTGTTGTACTCTGCCGTTGCCAAAGTCTTTATTGGCACTGATTGTATAGTTTAATCCCAATCCCGTAGAGCTCCTAAAGTTAGGCTCAAATACAGCATAGCCGCGATTAGCCAGAAATTGTGCCTGACGACTATATGCGCCTTGGCTACGATTCCATGGGCCACCGTGAGGCATGGCAATCAAGGGTACTGCAGCGGGATCATAGCCGAGCGGTAAGATGAGATAGCCTTGCAACTGCATACCGTCACTGGCCTGATACCAAAAAGGGATTCTGGGGGCTATCCATTGCCCAGGGATGGTGTTTTGCTTTAAGTGGGCAAGCGGCTTTCGCCATGATTGTTGGGCGACATCGTAAATCCAATATTCATTGTCTGAGCGGGTCGGATTGCTGTCTTTTACCAGGAAAATGTCGTGCTTCCTAGAAGCGCGCAGATACCATTGTGGGCTCGTTGTTTTTATTTGGATTTCCTGCACAATAGGCTGCATCGCTTCATTAAGTGCAAAGTGTGCTGAATAATCTGTTTGGTAGCTGACAATTTGCGGCCCTTCAGAAGGGTGTA includes these proteins:
- a CDS encoding S9 family peptidase; the protein is MFKNMMPAMVLLCLINPVCAEEKSADTPFASIKSQVETAVKAPLMARELFSQSPELQNVILSPDGKHLAYTLAKANRLEIWHYSLSTDSHRRVLSTKQLKNLHWSADSHSLVYESGPAVYKVGIKVGHLAQKLFELPGSDSQFIGPDRDKPGQYWVKDFNTSTQQHQLLTYNDQGTSHPAITSQSPITGFLSQQGQLKVIKQLIAEQQQISIVNENGLQPVTHCRALSACKLHAWDPQTKTLFVSSYFHLNTLALFSVNTVSGEKTLLHQHPKQRFDLLGVSVHPSEGPQIVSYQTDYSAHFALNEAMQPIVQEIQIKTTSPQWYLRASRKHDIFLVKDSNPTRSDNEYWIYDVAQQSWRKPLAHLKQNTIPGQWIAPRIPFWYQASDGMQLQGYLILPLGYDPAAVPLIAMPHGGPWNRSQGAYSRQAQFLANRGYAVFEPNFRSSTGLGLNYTISANKDFGNGRVQQDILEGLDYLLSHGIGDSNQQAIVGHSFGGFSTLTALAFTPERFKVGFAGAAPANLAHTLLRYGNSISVSQQPGFNLRIKTLMLDRQNRTDTARLYQQSPDKHLDKIIAPLYLWAGERDERVAIEDIREIAVRLQQKQQNVVLLSDPNEGHSPESELAKEAYLYLMEEALTRHLKGHKDQTMSKPIVSYLKKYLMFDSEEPMLGESQ
- a CDS encoding VOC family protein; amino-acid sequence: MIGYVTLGTADLEKSGAYYDALLATIGAGRFMEEENYFIAWSKGEDEPALSVTLPYNKEAATVGNGVMVAIFLETPEQVDAFYTKAIELGGTCEGKPGFRPEEATKGFYAGYFRDLDGNKLNAFCMVA